Proteins from a genomic interval of Diospyros lotus cultivar Yz01 chromosome 6, ASM1463336v1, whole genome shotgun sequence:
- the LOC127803119 gene encoding nuclear pore complex protein NUP58: MAFSFTPQQPQPQLFQPQQPSPFQQSSPFFQPQPQQQQQLFQPQQQQQLQFQPQPQQQQQQQQQQQLYLFTNDKTPASYGTKWADLHPDSQKLLLQIEEKILEYRDESQLLDQCSRLYDSSVASDGFVHDANHIVQELGGISVAMERQKAVLQEFMNVVKDMLRHTEVAIRSYMMLRPRFIHPNTGAASNPTAPLQASGVMVAQSASSQPKPTSLVPVFDFYSGLPRKPSPFLEQTVARFEKYVGQCRQWIEEIEQLLLVDSDRNSLSSSSSLLQSLPKVMLNVHEFFVHVAAKVESIHQYIESMKTAYLADQRRRGDGSDPFLEADRRETAKQEAAARRVHPTLHLPAIAQPSTQVAGSFASSATSGASTAPRTSTAIAVASSGSGSSLFATPSTMSSSSSLFSTPIASAPTSSLFGASAASPQTPLFGSSTPAFGTTSLFGSTPSAGVSTFSTPFASGAAMGSGASFGTTSKARVKSRTGRR; this comes from the exons ATGGCGTTCTCCTTCACGCCACAGCAGCCCCAGCCCCAGCTATTCCAGCCGCAGCAGCCGTCTCCGTTCCAACAAAGCAGCCCATTTTTCCAACCACAACCGCAACAACAGCAGCAACTATTCCAACCCCAACAACAGCAACAACTACAATTTCAGCCGCAGCcgcagcagcaacaacaacagcaacagcaacagcaGCTGTATCTCTTCACCAATGACAAAACCCCCGCGAGTTACGGCACCAAGTGGGCCGATCTCCACCCCGACTCCCAAAAACTTCTCCTCCAAATCGA GGAGAAGATACTGGAGTACAGGGACGAAAGCCAGCTGCTGGACCAGTGTAGTCGGCTTTACGATTCTTCGGTCGCCAGTGACGGGTTTGTGCATGACGCTAACCACATTGTTCAG GAACTTGGTGGAATCAGTGTAGCAATGGAGCGGCAGAAAGCTGTTCTGCAGGAATTTATGAATGTTGTGAAAGATATGCTACGGCACACAGAGGTTGCTATTCGTTCATACATGATGTTACGCCCAAGGTTTATTCATCCAAATACTGGTGCTGCTTCAAATCCCACTGCACCATTGCAGGCTTCGGGAGTGATGGTGGCTCAAAGTGCAAGTAGTCAACCAAAACCAACCTCGTTAGTGCCAGTCTTTGATTTCTATAGTGGGCTCCCTAGGAAACCATCTCCATTTTTGGAGCAAACAGTTGCCAGATTTGAGAAATATGTTGGTCAATGCCGCCAGTGGATTGAAGAGATAGAGCAGCTGCTCCTTGTAGATTCTGACAGGAACTCATTGAGCTCCAGCTCCTCATTGTTGCAGTCTCTTCCCAAGGTCATGTTAAACGTGCATGAATTTTTTGTTCATGTAGCAGCTAAG GTGGAGAGTATTCATCAATACATTGAATCAATGAAAACAGCATATCTTGCTGACCAGCGCCGTCGTGGGGATGGGAGTGATCCGTTTCTTGAGGCTGATCGACGAGAAACAGCCAAACAAGAAGCTGCTGCTCGAAGGGTACATCCAACCCTGCATCTACCTGCAATTGCACAACCATCAACTCAAGTTGCAGGATCATTTGCCAGCTCAGCAACATCTGGGGCATCAACTGCTCCACGGACTTCTACAGCTATTGCAGTGGCTTCATCAGGGAGTGGGTCCTCACTTTTTGCTACTCCATCTACCATGTCTTCGTCATCTTCTCTATTCTCCACTCCCATTGCTTCTGCTCCAACGTCCTCCTTATTTGGAGCATCTGCTGCTTCCCCACAGACACCACTTTTTGGCTCATCCACCCCCGCCTTTGGCACTACTTCATTGTTTGGCTCTACCCCTTCTGCCGGTGTTTCTACATTTTCAACGCCATTTGCATCAG GTGCTGCAATGGGGTCAGGAGCAAGTTTTGGCACCACGTCT AAGGCGAGAGTTAAAAGTCGCACAGGTCGACGCTAG
- the LOC127803117 gene encoding pentatricopeptide repeat-containing protein At3g50420, whose product MLPPCEPSSLAALLVQKCASINSLRRARQLHAIILTSSTLGVSKSPFLENNILSMYARCGSLGDSRLLFDEMPHRNIVSFNALIAAYSRSTHALSAFELLKHLGVEGLRPNGSTFTSLLQASSLLGDCVLGSALHTQVMKFGFLGNTCVQTSLLGMYSNCGDLVSARDVFYSIVYKDVVAWNSLIFGYVKNDEIEGGLRLYGNMVGSSMFPTQFTYSTILNACSRRKDHSFGKLVHAQLMISGTPMDLPLQNSLLDMYCSSGDMHAAFEVFSRIEVPDLVSWNSMISGCSENGLGLEAMYIFVRLQQVLFAKPDDYTFAAVISAIGLFPASLYGKPLHAQVIRMGYEMSTCVGSTLVSMYFNNSESDSAHKIFSSISGKDVIFWTQMIMGHCRMADGENSVKFFHEMLQEGQKIDSFALSGVLSACADLATTKQGEMIHCQAVKTGYEVEITVSGSLIDMYAKAGKLQAAELVLSQVPSPDLKCWNAMLGGYGHHGKAEESMKAFDDILASNLRPDEVTYVSLLAACSHCGLVDKGKLLWDSMKENGLRPGPKHYSCMVSLLSRAGLLEEAEKMILDSFFSEDYADLWRALLSSCITNKNLEIGVRAAERVLRMDADDSATHTLLTNLYAATGKWEAVTRMRRKIRELLLEKDPGLSWIEIINDIHVFSSGDQFHPEIGEIQVELLRLQGNMTKLETDEI is encoded by the coding sequence ATGCTACCGCCATGCGAACCCTCTTCGCTGGCAGCCCTCCTCGTCCAAAAATGCGCCTCCATAAATTCCCTCAGAAGAGCGCGCCAACTCCATGCCATCATCCTAACCTCCTCCACCCTGGGAGTCTCCAAATCGCCTTTTCTGGAGAACAACATCCTCTCCATGTATGCAAGATGCGGTTCACTCGGCGACTCCCGCCTACTGTTCGACGAAATGCCTCACAGAAACATTGTTTCCTTCAACGCACTAATTGCGGCCTATTCTCGAAGCACTCATGCGCTCTCGGCCTTCGAACTGCTCAAGCATTTGGGTGTTGAAGGACTTAGACCAAATGGTTCCACATTCACCAGCCTCTTACAGGCGTCCTCCTTGCTTGGAGATTGCGTGCTAGGCTCGGCGCTTCATACCCAGGTCATGAAGTTTGGATTCTTGGGTAATACGTGCGTGCAAACCTCGTTACTGGGAATGTATTCGAATTGTGGGGATTTGGTGTCTGCAAGAGATGTTTTCTACTCCATAGTGTACAAAGATGTTGTGGCCTGGAACTCATTGATCTTTGGGTATGTGAAAAATGATGAGATAGAGGGTGGTCTTCGTTTATATGGCAACATGGTGGGGAGCTCTATGTTTCCTACCCAATTCACGTATTCGACCATCCTTAATGCTTGTAGCAGAAGGAAAGATCATTCCTTCGGGAAACTTGTGCATGCCCAACTAATGATATCCGGCACACCAATGGATTTACCGTTGCAGAATTCACTGCTTGATATGTACTGCAGTTCTGGGGACATGCACGCGGCATTTGAAGTCTTCAGTAGAATTGAAGTACCCGATTTAGTTTCATGGAACTCCATGATATCAGGATGTTCAGAAAATGGGCTCGGACTAGAGGCCATGTATATATTTGTACGGTTGCAGCAAGTATTGTTTGCCAAACCGGATGATTACACATTTGCAGCCGTCATATCTGCAATAGGATTATTTCCTGCTTCTCTATATGGGAAACCACTTCATGCCCAAGTTATCAGAATGGGATATGAGATGAGTACCTGTGTAGGAAGCACGCTGGTGTCTATGTATTTCAATAATTCTGAAAGTGATTCTGCTCATAAAATTTTCAGTTCAATTTCGGGAAAGGATGTCATTTTCTGGACACAGATGATCATGGGTCATTGCAGAATGGCTGATGGGGAGAATTCAGTTAAGTTCTTCCATGAGATGTTGCAGGAAGGCCAAAAGATTGATAGCTTTGCTCTTAGTGGTGTTCTGAGTGCTTGTGCTGACCTTGCAACTACAAAACAAGGTGAGATGATTCATTGCCAGGCAGTGAAAACGGGTTATGAAGTTGAAATAACAGTCAGTGGGAGTCTAATAGATATGTATGCCAAAGCTGGGAAACTCCAAGCTGCTGAACTGGTACTTTCCCAAGTGCCATCCCCAGATTTGAAGTGCTGGAATGCAATGCTTGGAGGATATGGCCACCATGGGAAGGCAGAAGAGTCAATGAAGGCTTTTGATGACATTCTGGCGAGCAATCTGAGACCGGATGAAGTGACGTATGTTTCTCTCCTTGCTGCATGTAGCCATTGTGGCTTGGTCGATAAAGGAAAGTTGCTATGGGATTCCATGAAGGAAAATGGATTGAGACCCGGGCCTAAACACTACTCTTGCATggttagtttgttaagtcgagCTGGGCTATTAGAGGAGGCAGAGAAAATGATCTTGGATTCATTTTTTAGCGAAGATTATGCAGACTTATGGAGAGCATTGTTAAGCTCATGCATTACTAACAAGAATTTAGAAATAGGGGTTCGTGCTGCTGAGCGTGTTTTGAGAATGGATGCAGATGACAGTGCGACGCATACATTGCTTACCAATCTTTATGCAGCTACAGGGAAATGGGAAGCTGTCACAAGAATGAGGAGAAAGATCAGAGAATTATTGTTGGAAAAGGATCCTGGTCTAAGTTGGATTGAGATTATAAATGATATCCATGTATTCTCTTCGGGTGATCAATTTCACCCAGAGATTGGTGAAATTCAAGTTGAATTGCTAAGACTACAAGGAAACATGACAAAATTAGAAACAGatgaaatttga
- the LOC127804175 gene encoding GDSL esterase/lipase At2g23540: protein MEMRRSLVEAPVVFVFVFFFFFISASSLGDDADEHDLGLGASFIFGDSLVDAGNNNYLRTLSRANIRPNGIDFKPSGGNPTGRYTNGRTIGDIVGEELGQPHYAVPFLAPNCTGKAILHGVNYASGGGGILNATGRIFVNRLSMDIQVDYFNITRKEIDKLLGSSKARDYIKKRSIFSITIGSNDFLNNYLLPVLSIGARVSQSPDAFIDDLINHLRGQLTRLYELDARKFIVGNVGPIGCIPYQKTINRLNENECVELADKLAHQYNARFKALLTELNQKLPGATFVHANVYDLVMELIANYAEHGFTTASKACCGNGGQFAGIIPCGPTSSMCSERDKHVFWDPYHPSEAANIIIAKQLVNGDAKYISPINLRQLRDL from the exons ATGGAAATGAGGAGGAGTTTGGTTGAGGCTCCGGTagtcttcgtcttcgtcttcttcttcttcttcatcagtgCGAGCTCATTGGGAGATGATGCGGATGAGCATGATCTGGGTTTAGGGGCTTCGTTTATCTTTGGCGATTCTTTGGTTGATGCAGGAAATAACAACTATCTGCGGACCTTGTCCAGAGCGAATATCCGGCCTAACGGGATCGATTTTAAGCCATCTGGAGGAAATCCCACCGGCCGCTACACCAACGGCAGAACCATCGGAGATATTGTCG gAGAGGAACTTGGACAGCCGCATTACGCAGTGCCATTTCTGGCCCCAAATTGCACCGGAAAAGCCATATTACACGGCGTCAACTACGCGTCCGGTGGCGGCGGGATTTTGAATGCCACCGGAAGGATATTT GTGAACAGGCTTTCCATGGACATCCAAGTTGATTACTTCAATATTACTAGAAAAGAAATTGACAAACTGTTAGGTTCATCCAAGGCAAGAGACTACATTAAGAAGAGATCGATTTTCTCAATCACAATCGGATCAAACGATTTTCTGAACAATTATCTACTTCCAGTCCTCTCAATAGGGGCAAGGGTATCCCAGAGTCCAGACGCTTTCATCGACGATCTTATTAACCACCTTAGAGGCCAGCTTACG AGACTGTACGAACTAGACGCGAGAAAGTTTATAGTGGGAAATGTTGGGCCTATCGGATGCATACCCTATCAAAAAACCATCAATCGGCTGAACGAAAACGAATGCGTAGAATTAGCAGACAAGCTGGCGCATCAGTACAACGCCCGGTTCAAGGCTCTGCTGACCGAGCTAAATCAAAAGCTTCCCGGAGCCACGTTCGTTCACGCAAATGTCTATGATCTTGTGATGGAACTCATTGCAAACTATGCCGAACATG GATTTACGACAGCAAGTAAGGCGTGCTGTGGGAATGGAGGGCAGTTTGCAGGGATCATTCCATGCGGGCCGACGTCTAGCATGTGCTCGGAGCGTGACAAGCACGTGTTCTGGGATCCTTACCACCCCAGCGAGGCTGCCAATATCATCATCGCCAAGCAACTCGTCAACGGAGACGCCAAATACATTTCCCCCATTAATCTTCGACAACTCCGAGATCTTTga
- the LOC127803194 gene encoding dof zinc finger protein DOF3.4-like, with amino-acid sequence MASDSGDRRPARSGPPSAEPEHLPCPRCDSINTKFCYYNNYNYSQPRHFCKSCRRYWTRGGTLRDIPVGGGSRKNAKRSRTTVTDTTNTSSSACAARIPLPTGTPVLVPISAADNGGAVQFVGHAKPGVNGCGSFTSLLSTQAPGFLALSGFGLGLGPVFEDVGFGLGRPFCPFPAVGDGDAGDRGLGNMIGHAWQLESGESGFAGGDCFSSLPDLAISTPGNSLK; translated from the coding sequence ATGGCGTCTGATTCCGGCGATCGACGACCCGCAAGGTCGGGTCCGCCCTCGGCCGAGCCGGAGCACCTCCCCTGCCCGCGCTGCGACTCCATCAACACCAAGTTCTGCTACTACAACAACTACAACTACTCCCAGCCGCGCCACTTCTGCAAGTCCTGCCGCCGCTACTGGACCCGCGGCGGCACCCTCCGCGACATCCCCGTCGGCGGCGGCAGCCGCAAGAACGCCAAGCGCTCCCGCACCACCGTCACTGACACCACCAACACTTCTTCATCCGCTTGCGCCGCCCGGATACCGCTCCCTACCGGCACTCCGGTTCTGGTGCCTATCTCTGCCGCCGATAACGGGGGCGCCGTACAGTTTGTGGGGCACGCCAAGCCTGGGGTGAATGGGTGCGGAAGCTTTACTTCGTTGCTGAGCACTCAGGCGCCCGGGTTCTTGGCGCTGAGCGGGTTCGGGTTGGGGCTCGGGCCGGTGTTTGAAGATGTGGGCTTCGGGCTTGGAAGGCCATTTTGTCCGTTTCCGGCGGTGGGCGACGGCGATGCTGGCGATAGAGGCTTGGGGAACATGATCGGACACGCGTGGCAGCTGGAAAGCGGGGAAAGTGGGTTTGCGGGTGGGGATTGCTTTTCTTCCCTGCCGGATCTTGCTATTTCAACACCTGGGAACTCCCTGAAATGA